Genomic segment of Anguilla rostrata isolate EN2019 chromosome 13, ASM1855537v3, whole genome shotgun sequence:
caAAACAAGTTGGCCTCTTCTTGCGCACTGTTCACCATGAATGACCCCACTCCTTGTAATGTTGGTTAACTTCACATTGTGTGTGCAAGGCGTcaagtgcttgtgtgtctgtatttaaggaattgcgtgtgtgcgtgcgtgtgtgtgcgtgtatttcaGGCATTAAGTTTGAGTGACCACTATCCCATCGAGGTGGATTTGAAGGCATCAGCACAGCGGCGATCAGAAGCGcagctctccctcctcttcatcactgcctccatcctcttcctcagcctAGCCTGAACATGCACTGTGCAGAACACACACGCTGTGCATCGGGGTAAAGGCGGGTTCATCGGGGAACGTGCAAAATACATCCTGTCTTCTTCATCTCCTCATCTCCCTGGAGTTAAAGCACgtagctgtgcgtgtgtgtgcttgcgtgtgtgtgcttgcgtgtgtgtgcttgcgtgtgtgtgcgtgcgtgtgtgtgcttgcgtgcgcgcattcgagtgtgtgtgtatgtacagtgacGCCTGGCTCTGACTGCATGCCCAGCAATGGCAAACTGTCTTAGGAGTTTTGATGAATTTTAAGTGCTGACTTATAAGACTGAGCTTTCGGACTTTCTATTGGCCGAGACCTCCTGTCATTCATGACAAATCTATGAAATGACTATGAGACATTGACTGGACTTTCCCTTTAGGGCATTGAGAAAATAGTGTGTGGTGCAGTAATATGTCCAAATGAGCACAGAGGGAATAAACCTCAGACTGTCTGGActtgtgacctttgaccttgctCATGCCAAAAGCCTTCTAGGCctttatatgaaattattttgtatacagttttttttattttattttttttactttgggtttgtgtgttttaatgacGGAATAAAATTTCCGATGGTGCCTTATCTCAATATACTTATTTAtgtccatgtttgtttttagcCTGTTGTAAAATACATTCTGTTAGgggaaatgctaaataaaactTGTCAATggggatttattttaaaatacaaaaataaaacaaattcaaaaaatcTTGGTTGAGTGATATATTGCAGAAATTTCTCCATTCAACAGTTGGGTGAGTGATCTGTTCAGCGGTGGGTGTGGGATCTGTTCAGAGGTGGGTGTGATCTGTTCAGCGGTGGGTGTGGGATCTGTTCAGAGGTGGGTGTGATCTGTTCAGCGGTGGGTGTGAGATCTGTTCAGAGGTGGGTGTGATCTGTTCAGCGGTGGCTGAGTGATCTGTTCAGTGGTGGGTGTGATCTGTTCAGCTGTGGCTGATCTGTTCAGCGGTAGCTGTGGGATCTGTTCAGCGGTGGCTGGGTGATCTGTTCAGAGGTGGCTGTGGGATCTTCAGCGGTGGCTGAGTGATCTGTTCAGCGGTGGGTGTGTGATCTGTTCAGCTGTGGCTGATCTGTTCAGTGGTGGTGAGTGATCTGTTCAGAGGTGGGTGTGATCTGTTCAGCTGTGGCTGAGTGATCTGTTCGGCGGTGGCTGTGGGATCTGTTTGGCGGTGGGTGTGATCTGTTCAGCGGTGGCTGTGGGATCTGTTCAGCTGTGGCTGAGTGATCTGTTCAGTGGTGGGTGTGATCTGTTCAGCGGTGGGTGTGATCTGTTCAGCGGTGGCTGATCTGTTCAGCGGTGGCTGAGGGATCTGTTGGGGAGGGGTTCAGTGTGTAATCTATCCCAGGGAGGAGTTAATGTGTAATCTATCCTAGGCAGTGGTTCAGTGTGCAATCTATCCCAGGGAGGGATTCAGTGTGTAATCTATCCCAGGAAGACATTGGCCTAAAAAAAGTTGAGTCCCTAAAGAGTATTCAGCTCTGGGGAAACTTAAGATAATGTAAAGAACTCTTTCAGAATTAAGGTTCGTGCACGACATGATTCCTCAAGGGACTCTATTTGCAATACCAACTGATCAAGTGTTGTAGAAACCTTTCCAAATACAGAAGTCATGCTGAGGACTCTACTGACCACACTTGTTTCAGTACCCGTTTTTCCAAGATAAAACTGCGGACTGTACTGGCACAGGAAAGGTTCTGTCAACTTTCTGTTCTGTCCACCAAAAATAACATGCCAGCAACAAGAGCTTACTTCTCCAAAAGCCAGGAGGGTGAATAGCAGATGCTGGGCCAGCTCCGTTTGGGTGAGTGAGTAAATCATTTACTCATTCATGTTGCACTGTAAGCTTAAGGTACATTTGAAATGTCAGTCTGTCATTACTCTTTTTAATAAACTACGCTCATTAATTAACCATATGTGGGTTAGGCTGTACTCACAACCAGGGTGAGGCCCAGTGGTCACAAAACTGgacaatattattttatggCTCCACATAGGCTTGCTCACCTTGAGCCCCACCCCTCAGCCCAGACTCTACCCACCGCTGGCAGTTTAGCAAAATTGATAATGGAGAGGCTTACTTTGGCCCCTGATGTCCATTGGGATGGTAGCTTTATCTGTAGCTATCTAACCTTTGTGAAGGATCAATGGTGCGTCAATGGCCTAACATAGCTAGCTgatgcactacatggccaaaggtatgtggacatctgtcattcaacatctcatctaaaatgatgggcattaatatggaagTGGTCcaacctttgctgctataacaacctctactgttctgggaaggctttatactagatgttggagtattgctgcagggatttgcttccattcagcccgAAGAGCATTAGTgtggtcaggcactgattggccgattaggcctggctcgcagttggctttccaattcatcccaaaaatgttggatggggttgaggtcagggctctacACAGGCTAGTCAAGATCTTCCAGACCAGTCTCAACataaccatttctatatggaccttgccgTGTGActaggggcattgtcatgctgaaacatgcagACTTGCTACATCaggatttgccttcactggaactggctTAGCTCAAACCATGCAAAACAGccccagatacttttggtcatatagtgtacattTAAAAGCATACTTATATATGCTAGTCAAAGCCTGTTGGCATATTTGGCAATGCAGCCACTGAGTATATCTTGCAAACTATTTTGAATCAAAACAtggaattaatatttaaatttgttttaaaatatatgtggAATGGATGCATCGTTAAGGTGGTGTATTAAGGCTCTCTGGCTAATCTAATTCTTCTgtcccctgtctctccctccacaagCATTCCGACACAGAATTAATTATCTTAAATTTTTCTGTCTGACTGTGAATTGAACTGTGTTTAAgtgcatatttataatttattagaCACCTCATTACACTAATTGTGATTCAGCTCATGAGGAAGAATATTCAATAATGTGTTAATGTTATTCTGCTATTTATATGATTGCATCATCATTGTTCTCGTATGGAATGTTGAATTTCTTAAAAAGGAATATGAAATTTAGACAGAAATTGTCAGAACAAATgtagatttattttgtttcaaaagcAAACATAGCAATcaattttactgaaaaataGATATTACAATAACTCAACTGGTCAGTAAACATTATTGgcagcacaaaaaaattaaataaatcataaattgtAGAAAGCTGTTGTCATAGTGACACCAGGTACCAGAAGTCCTGGTCTTGCTCAAGTCATCAGTGAGCCAACCAATCCCAGGGGTCACCAGTCCAGAgccaaccaatcacagaggTCACCAGTTGGGAGCCAACCAGTCGAGAGTCTTCAGAGCTAACTCAAATCCCAGGAAGCAGGCCTGTGGGAAGCATTAAGAGCTGTGACCGGACTTGCACATATTTGCCTACATTCTCCTGGCTTGTGTTTGGTCTAGTATTGTTCCTTGTGCTTATTGAAGTGCATCATTTTTACAGTGAGGCCTTGGTTTACCTTTACACTGCAACTGGTTGAAATGACTTTCTTTAGAtcataaaatgtctttttttctgagtcTGTCACTCTGCAAATTATAACTGCTTTTCCATCCTAGGAGCATAATAAGATAGTGAGGAGTTGGCTGTGTTTAATGTAACTGATTACCTATTGCTTGTGTTATTATAGTTCACAATAAGATCAGATTGTAGtttgtacaaaatatacaatgGTTACAGCGTTCTGGAATTATGAAACCATACATATTTGATACTGTAAGTGCTAAGGCCAATGTAATACGCTATGGGTATGTAAAGGACTATGGGTAATGCAGCATGCTAAGGGTAGCGCTAAGTGCTATGGGTAATGTTACCGCATTGGCGGGGAATGCTCGGAGCATGACGGCGGTGAAGCCCTTGTAGAGAGCACAAGCCCCTTCCTCCCGGATCAGGTTCGCAAGGACATCCCGCAAACCCCTGTAGCGCCCTTCCGCAGCTGAAAGTGGCACACGGGGAAAAGCACATCAGGTTAGGTTGGTTTACCCTGTAGGCCTTCGCAGCTGAAGTGCACACGGGAAAAGCAcatcagggttagggttagggtttaccCCCCTGTAGCGCCCTTCCGCAGCTGAAAGTGGCACACGGGGAAAAGCAcatcagggttagggttagggtttaccCCCCTGTAGCGCCCTTCTGCAGCTGAAAGTGGCACACGGGGAAAAGCAcatcagggttagggttagggtttaccCCCCTGTAGCGCCCTTCCGCGCTGAGTGGCACCGGAAAAGCAcatcagggttagggttagggtttaccCCCCTGTAGCGCCCTTCTGCAGCTGAAAGTGGCACACGGGGAAAAGCACATCAGGGAAAgatgcattttctttcattcacagccaatttgaactttttaaattaaatgttgtcGCCACTGGAGTTTGAAACTTATGTGCTATCCCACTGTACACGTATGGCCATATATTTAAGCCTATATACATACATTCAGTTGAGCCGCATGTTAAAAGCCttatttactaagacctttagcatgtgcaaatgtTACTGgctttgcgtgtgctaaaaggttttccATGCGctgaaggtcttagtaaatcatgCCCGAAGTGTCTTCCTCAgacttgtgtctgtgtgagcccaaCCAGTGAACTGCGGtgtgatgagaagcagaggcaacATCACGTGCTTCAGCGGAGAGCTCAGGCTTGTCTGAGCTCTACCAAACGGATTGCTGTGGTCCATAATGTGCACTGATAGATACAGCTGGACATTCTGAACTGGAAAGAAAAGGGGAATGAGTAAGGGAATTTAAAAAGTCCTGGCGAATCCCCGTACCTGTCTGGAAGTTTGATTTGAGAACATCTGGGGGAAGCGCAACCACCCAGTTCAGAATGCCTGCCAAACCACCGGCCAAGAGGATTCTGGGAGTGCTAAGCTGGGTGAcactgaaaagaagaaaaggggaGACAGAGGTGAGGGACATCCCCCAAACTCTCTAAATTTTCCCCCAAACTTCAAACCAGAGAGAAAGGGACCCTGACCTTTGTCCTTCAGGAGTCAGAGCGTTCTTCACATATTCATAGGTCAGGAAGTACAAACCACTAGAAGGCACATCTGAAAGAGTCATAAGAACATACATCCCTTTCCAATTACATATTTCACCTCAAACTGCACCTTTCCTTCATATGAGCACCTGGTTATTGGGCTTTATATGGACAGTCATTATATAACACAGGTTCTTGTTTTTGATTTCAAAAGTGATAGAAGTTCATTAGTCATGTAACTTTTATTAACTTCTGACGTTTTAATGTGCGGCACAGCAGACATTTTTCACAATCGACCAAATTGAAGTTATTTAAACAAACATCCTGTGTGTCAGCACTGCCAAGAACACTGGATAGAGGGCGctcatgagaaaataaaacagtttccTGAATGATTTGTGAAAGGATCCATTCACAAACACTCCTactgtgaaaatattatttcaaaatatgtgatagcaaataaataagaacaatATTTAGTTCTATAGTTGTTTGCATTTGTTAATAATGTGATGGATAAAATGAAGAACAGCAAAGAAGAACAGGGAGAAAGATCATAGAAAACTGTATCAAATGTACAtaaaattgtataaaataaaataaaagacctTTGAAGACCTCCAGGGGACCAGGCTTGGGAAAACACAATAGCAAGTTGTGAAATATTGAATTGAGTAGTAAAGTACAATTTCAAATTCTGAATTCCAGAATACAAGctgcaaattaaattcaaaggTTATGTTCATGCTCAGTGTCCAATTCATATTCAACAGTGGAAAAAGAATAATAGGTGCTTGgctcctattattattattattattattattatatttgccATGTGACAGAATTTCTCTGCCAGTACCTCTAATGAGTGTGAGGACCGTTCCCTTGTAAACGCTGCGGATCCCCTGTTCCTTATATAGTTGCACAGCACAGTCCAGCGGTCCTGCATATTTCAGCCGTCCTGACAAAGACtgcacctgaaacacacacacacacacacgtcatgcatgtgcatacaaacacacacgcagacgaacatacatgcacacgcacgtgtcATGCATGAACATACAAAgacacacgcagatgcacaaacacacacacacgcgtcatgcatgtgcatacaaacacacacgcagacacacaaacacgcacacacacgcgtcatgcatgtgcatacaaacacaaacacacacatgcaatcacatatagacacacacatacacacacacacacacacacacagtaaagacACGTATTGCTTACTTGCCTGAAGTAAGCACTTGATCCTCTCCCCAGGGGCCACTATGACTGTAGTAAAGACCCCTGCCAGCATTCCAGACAGGTATACCTGCTGGGACCTGAGAGgaagaaagtgtgtgagagagttctCTGCATTCCTCCATACCGCCATACCAGTGTACAGACACAGGAgtttgcacacaaacacatgacctcatacacagacacaagcgcaaacacacacacgcaatctcacacacaaacacagatacacgcacattCCCATACCCACTCACATATCTTCgcatacaaacatacaacaGGTGCaaatgcacacgtgcacacaataTAAGTTTGCATTCCTTCATACTGACGTGAGTGGAGCTCTGGGGTCTGGCTGCAGGAGCTGTTTCCCCAAACCAAAGCCAAAGAAACTTATCGCCATCATGGGGGCCACACCCAGCAGTGGAGCCCCCATGCCTCTGTACAGGCCCAGCACCCCctacaggcagagagagagagtactgcGTTACCCTCTGTACAGGCCCAGCACCCCctacaggcagagagagagtactgCGTTACCCTCTGTACAGGCCCAGCACCCCctacaggcagagagagagagtactgcGTTACCCTCTGTACAGGCCCAGCACCCCctacaggcagagagagagaggactgcgTTACCCTCTGTACAGGCCCAGCACCCCctacaggcagagagagagagtactgcGTTACCCTCTGTACAGGCCCATTACCCCctacaggcagagagagagagtactgcGTTACCCTCTGTACAGGCCCAGCACCCTctacaggcagagagagcacTACTGTAAAGACAAAATTAAGAAGCAGGAACTGGCAGTAAGtaccaataaaaaatgtacattatccCACCTCTTTTGATAATGTCTTTCGTAAACAGTCATATGTTCCAGTATAGATGACACTTGCGTGACTTTGAGAGGCCCTGGGTTGAGTCTGGAGACGAACCTACAGAAAACCAAAGATAAAATCAGTTACCAAACACCAGTCCAAAAAAAGGTTTGGTGCTGATTGGGATCTGGTGGTACATTATGTTTCAGGGTAATCAATAATGCTGATATTTTCAGTCTGAAAACTCTCTAAAAGGCTACTGAGCAACCGGTTAAATaaatagttcactttctggggaGTTTTTGATATTATATCAGTTttggtgtatgtttttgattgttttgcaGAAATTAAGGATATTTTTTTATGCTATTGGCAGGTATCTAAAATTAGATTTGAAGTAAATTTAAAGTTTATGACGACCTGCAAGTGTTAAACTGCCTGGCAAAGGGGCATTAGGACGTTTGTCATCTAAAGAAATAGAGTGCACTTCAGGTAACTCTAAAACAGCTATTTCAGTGACATCACGACTCCCAGGGTCCTACGTGTGTATGTTACCTGATTATTAATCAAGAAATCATGTTCAATCTCATTTTCAGTTGGAACTATTTCCTATGGCAAATGCAACCTGGTACACAACCTCTTGTGTACCAGAAAAATAATAGAATGTCTTGAACCATCCTTGTAAATTGGACTGTTACAAAATACATATTAGAAGAATGCACCACTGTAATGCATAATGGTGCTCTTAGTAGAATGCACCACTGTATACACTggtgcacacagtacacacaaaatgtgtgtgagtatacagAGTATATTTCAGATTAATGATAGGCTCTGGTTCAAGTTTTGCATCTTAGAAAAAAGATAGCAATTAATGCCCTTCTGCTCCTGATCTTTGCACTTACGTTAGTGTTGTAAATCCTTGGGTAGATGCCACTAAAGTAAATGTGTGACAGCTGGTAACCTGCAGACTGCTGTTGAGAGGAATTGATGCAGTCATAACCTGAGGAACCCTGGATGATCTTCAACCAACCTTCACCTACAAGACGCGGcaaattgtgtttctttttaaatactCTAGGAGTCAGAccagtagaaaatattaatcACGAACCCCTGAAGCCAACTGAATTGTTCCTTATTACCTTTTTTGGGTTACAAATTTTAAgcaatttatttcaattatttttttaaatgtgttttatatcacattcattCTAGTTGAGAATAGTAGCAGACCCATACAGTTAAAAATTTTGGCTAAATTTTGTGACATTCACAGACTGTTTTACATGTGCCAGTggacattcatttttaaggAGGTGATCTACTGtccaattattttatttttacgcATTGTGGTGTATCAAAAATGTATCCGTGGCAGCGTAAAACGTCACAAAAACTGCCTGGCTTCAAGGTGACTGAAGCTGTACCGCACACCGGAAAGTCACCAAGATTGTAAACAAGTTTACCACCCACAATCAGGTCGTAATTCCACATTGGAGCCATTGTTGCCTGGCACCTGTCATAACCTGACAGGCAAAACAGATTTCCTTTTGCCCATTATAGTTCATAGTTCGTATTGTCAATGAAATCGATTCATTGACAGCAGTCGATGCATTTCTGAGAAATTACAAATCAGTTGCTTTACTAAACTAAAACGTTTAGTTTGCTTTGCGTGACTGAGATATGCCCGCGAGCACTGTACACTCCCCCACATAACGCTACCCTGAGACCACTTAAGGGAATGGGGTGCAGTGGCTAAGTGACCTGTATTTGTCCTATTCATAAGCTATAAAACTGGGACCTGCGGTAAAATGAATAATCacaaaaaccaacttcataaaAGCACGAAAAACACTAATGACTTCAGCCCCGGTATGAATTATTTTCTACACTTGGAATATCATACTCATTTACAAGAACATGTTGAATAGCCGGAATACCTCAACAGACGAACATGTAGACCTACGATGTTTCGGTTATTATAAACATACAGCTGAGACAATGTGATGGAACTACATTAAAATGAGAATGTACAATAACTGTTGCATTTATAACAGTCTATTTAaccaattaaacaattaaaccaaTGTCGCAAGCCATAACCTGCTCACCTTATTAAACACCCTTCACTCAAACAGAAATTAAGGTGAATTCAACTCTTGTACTATAGCCATTCAGTATACGCGCTCCTTACGAAGTAGCTTGGAGAATCAGACTCAGAGGCGCGGGTCTTGCAGCTAAAGAGGTTCAGAGCCAAAGCGGACAGTTCCAAAATATACAAACTagaaattaacataaataatatcGCTAGCTATCTAGTAGACCCTATCTATCAATGTTAAACGGCGTGTTATTCTTAAATTACAGTATATCTTAAATGCTACTTTCATTCCTGTTATGGATAGCTTGGGCTACTGTATGTTATTTAAACTTAAAGCTATAGACATGCATGcagcaaattattattttatacacgATTAACGCATCACCTTTATCGTATCTAGTGGATGCCCT
This window contains:
- the si:dkey-150i13.2 gene encoding mitochondrial carnitine/acylcarnitine carrier protein; its protein translation is MNDPGLQKRISPTKNFVAGGVGGSCLLLAGHPLDTIKVRLQTQPRASQSHASVIYTGTYDCLRKTLSKEGVLGLYRGMGAPLLGVAPMMAISFFGFGLGKQLLQPDPRAPLTSQQVYLSGMLAGVFTTVIVAPGERIKCLLQVQSLSGRLKYAGPLDCAVQLYKEQGIRSVYKGTVLTLIRDVPSSGLYFLTYEYVKNALTPEGQSVTQLSTPRILLAGGLAGILNWVVALPPDVLKSNFQTAAEGRYRGLRDVLANLIREEGACALYKGFTAVMLRAFPANAACFLGFELALKTLDWLAPNW